In one window of Bifidobacterium sp. WK041_4_12 DNA:
- a CDS encoding DUF4235 domain-containing protein — translation MKDSDEAKLKDLADKVGTQLGTIDSKVNDMRKQVENDPETVGDKLIKMLIPAVAAMIIGQLFKMFWNKTTKNSEDGVDDDRQGILMTILFSGLSAAISSAVQQFSGIGSAAFVKHRQHKRGGTK, via the coding sequence ATGAAGGATTCAGATGAGGCAAAGCTCAAGGACCTGGCAGATAAGGTCGGCACTCAGTTGGGAACCATCGACAGTAAGGTCAACGATATGCGTAAACAAGTCGAGAATGACCCCGAAACAGTTGGGGATAAGCTCATCAAGATGCTGATACCAGCGGTTGCAGCAATGATCATTGGTCAACTGTTCAAGATGTTTTGGAACAAGACCACCAAGAACTCCGAAGATGGCGTGGATGACGACAGACAGGGCATTCTTATGACCATCCTCTTCTCGGGCCTTTCGGCCGCGATATCCAGCGCAGTTCAGCAATTTTCCGGCATCGGTTCAGCCGCATTCGTGAAGCACCGCCAGCATAAGCGCGGCGGCACGAAGTAA
- a CDS encoding glycoside hydrolase family 13 protein: MTDNNLRDDWWKQAVVYQIYPRSFKDVNGDGLGDIAGVTENIPYLKDLGVDAIWLSPFYPSALADGGYDIIDYRNVDPRLGTMTDFDAMEAAAHKAGIKIVVDIVPNHTSNDHIWFKQALADGRGSAARERYIFKEGAGTHGELPPNNWESLFGGSAWERVDDGQWYLHIFAKEQPDLNWNNPEVHEEFKKTLRFWADHGADGFRVDVAHGLAKKLDGASMTDLSRWTVHDSLNHDGTHPLWDRAQVHDIYREWRHVFNEYTPHRFAVGEAWVVPEHQYLYASPDELGQVFNFEFAKANWNRSDMRAAIVEGLKAAERSGSTPTWVMSNHDVPRHASRYGLPQIASRAHHQLAKDWILRDGSSYYEDRKLGTTRARAAIMMETALPGSVYVYQGEELGLFEVANIAWDRLEDPTPFRTRNNFTDKGRDGCRVPLPWDSNDLPHEAGWDESFGTGASFGFSPSSRPDGSPAADPHLPQPLWFKDFAVNREDGDPDSMLTLYRKCLKLRAQLLTPTQLTTIDWLDYGDQVIAYSRKAAEGSGFNRIVSITNFGAEAIEAAKGTILLSSHALTPHGMIPQDVTVWIAD, from the coding sequence ATGACAGACAACAATCTGAGAGATGACTGGTGGAAGCAGGCCGTGGTGTATCAGATATATCCGCGAAGCTTCAAGGATGTCAACGGCGACGGTCTGGGCGACATTGCCGGGGTCACCGAAAACATTCCGTATCTGAAAGATCTCGGTGTCGATGCCATCTGGCTCTCTCCGTTCTATCCATCAGCTCTGGCCGATGGAGGATACGACATCATCGATTACCGAAACGTGGATCCGCGACTCGGCACAATGACGGACTTTGATGCGATGGAAGCTGCCGCTCACAAGGCCGGCATCAAGATTGTTGTAGACATCGTTCCCAATCACACATCCAATGACCATATCTGGTTCAAGCAAGCTCTTGCGGATGGCCGTGGATCCGCTGCCCGCGAGCGCTATATATTCAAGGAAGGCGCTGGCACTCACGGCGAACTGCCTCCGAATAACTGGGAGTCGCTCTTCGGCGGATCAGCCTGGGAACGCGTTGATGACGGCCAATGGTATCTGCACATCTTCGCGAAGGAACAGCCGGACCTGAACTGGAACAATCCAGAGGTACACGAAGAGTTCAAGAAGACTTTGCGCTTCTGGGCCGACCATGGAGCTGACGGTTTTCGCGTCGATGTCGCGCACGGTTTGGCGAAGAAGCTTGACGGGGCATCCATGACGGACCTCTCCCGCTGGACTGTCCACGATTCGCTGAACCACGATGGCACGCATCCGCTCTGGGATCGTGCGCAGGTTCACGACATCTATCGCGAATGGCGACATGTATTCAACGAATACACGCCGCATCGCTTTGCCGTTGGGGAAGCATGGGTTGTTCCCGAGCATCAGTATCTGTACGCTTCACCCGACGAACTCGGTCAGGTCTTCAACTTTGAATTTGCAAAGGCAAACTGGAACCGCTCTGACATGCGCGCAGCCATTGTCGAAGGACTCAAGGCAGCGGAACGGTCTGGGTCCACTCCAACATGGGTTATGAGCAATCACGATGTTCCACGCCACGCATCACGCTACGGTCTGCCGCAGATTGCGAGCAGAGCACATCATCAGCTCGCCAAGGACTGGATTCTGCGCGACGGCAGTAGCTACTACGAGGATCGAAAGCTTGGCACCACACGGGCGAGGGCGGCAATCATGATGGAAACCGCGCTCCCCGGCTCCGTGTATGTGTATCAGGGCGAAGAGCTTGGACTGTTCGAGGTCGCCAACATCGCGTGGGATCGACTGGAAGATCCTACGCCATTCAGGACGCGCAATAACTTTACCGATAAGGGACGTGACGGTTGCCGCGTACCGCTGCCTTGGGATTCCAACGATCTTCCGCATGAAGCCGGATGGGATGAATCATTCGGGACAGGGGCATCATTCGGGTTTTCCCCAAGCAGCAGGCCTGACGGTTCACCCGCCGCTGACCCGCACCTTCCACAACCGCTATGGTTCAAGGATTTCGCCGTGAATCGCGAGGATGGCGATCCTGACTCGATGCTCACCCTCTATCGAAAATGCCTGAAGTTGCGCGCTCAATTGCTCACCCCGACCCAGCTCACCACGATTGATTGGCTTGATTACGGTGACCAGGTGATCGCTTATTCCCGAAAGGCAGCCGAAGGGAGCGGCTTCAATCGCATCGTATCCATAACCAACTTCGGGGCGGAAGCCATCGAAGCTGCAAAGGGAACAATCCTGCTCAGCTCGCACGCACTGACACCGCACGGGATGATTCCACAGGACGTAACCGTTTGGATAGCCGACTAG
- a CDS encoding LacI family DNA-binding transcriptional regulator codes for MSATIHDVATKAGVSISTVSRAFTHPEMVSAATRKTVIRIADELNFSISRSAAALKSGMSLRIALLLSGRSSSWFNATVSEGLNDVFHPAGYDLSIFQINSRQDRKVFFDTLPTRSNADAVIVSSFDVDDNEVARLSSLRVPLIGINSASTNAFSASVSIDDSQGEAIAVKHLISLGHRQLTYVQTQTANSLFFSVQQRKETFMELCKKQSLPQPHIIMSLQPRNQIADIVSQIIAMDSLPTAIVCQEDSIAVPLIFQLKRSGVRVPEDISIIGFDDSTFAEDIGLTTMRQDPLSMAKLAAEMTLELLNDEHIESAQRIFTPQLILRSSTGVARQVS; via the coding sequence ATGAGCGCAACCATTCATGATGTCGCCACCAAGGCGGGCGTATCCATCTCAACGGTTTCACGGGCATTCACCCATCCAGAGATGGTTTCGGCGGCAACTCGTAAAACGGTCATACGGATTGCGGATGAACTGAATTTTTCAATTTCACGTTCTGCGGCAGCACTGAAATCAGGGATGTCGCTCCGCATTGCGCTACTGCTCAGCGGTCGCAGCAGTTCATGGTTCAACGCAACGGTGAGCGAAGGCCTCAACGACGTGTTTCATCCAGCGGGATACGATCTTTCAATCTTTCAGATCAACAGTCGTCAGGATCGCAAGGTCTTCTTCGACACTTTGCCGACCCGCAGCAACGCTGATGCAGTTATCGTCAGCTCCTTCGACGTTGATGACAACGAAGTTGCGCGTCTCAGCTCCCTCCGCGTCCCTCTAATCGGCATCAACTCGGCCAGCACGAACGCATTCTCGGCTTCAGTATCGATTGACGACAGCCAAGGGGAAGCTATTGCCGTCAAGCACCTGATTTCACTCGGGCACCGACAGTTGACCTACGTGCAGACGCAAACCGCTAACTCGTTGTTCTTCAGCGTTCAACAGCGCAAGGAAACGTTCATGGAGCTCTGCAAGAAACAGTCACTCCCCCAACCTCACATCATCATGTCTCTTCAGCCGCGCAATCAGATTGCCGATATCGTGTCGCAAATCATTGCAATGGATTCCTTGCCGACTGCAATCGTGTGTCAGGAAGACAGCATTGCAGTCCCACTCATATTTCAATTGAAACGTAGCGGCGTCAGAGTCCCAGAGGACATTTCGATCATCGGATTCGATGACAGCACTTTCGCCGAAGACATAGGGCTCACCACGATGCGGCAGGATCCGCTGAGCATGGCGAAACTGGCTGCTGAGATGACCTTGGAACTGCTGAACGACGAGCACATTGAAAGTGCACAGCGCATCTTCACTCCGCAGCTCATTCTCCGCTCCAGCACAGGCGTTGCAAGGCAGGTATCCTGA
- a CDS encoding histidine phosphatase family protein, whose protein sequence is MAESVFIGSKVASNSGLIVLLRHGQTAWSLSGQHTGRTDIPLTVEGERQSVAAGKRLRAVFADRAPEYVFSSPLKRARQTALFAGLHTTRLLDDLMEWDYGPAEGRTRTDIRNANGKEWNLWHQGTEGITRELLGEWETTLPSGERITVRNGEGETLKQVARRAQGVVDAIEPLVNDGQMVVLVAHAHILRILTTCWLGLDPSAARLLRMDTAHFSTLSQYKGDNVIQVWNQ, encoded by the coding sequence ATGGCAGAATCCGTATTTATCGGTAGCAAAGTCGCATCGAACTCGGGGCTCATCGTTCTTTTGCGCCATGGTCAGACTGCATGGAGCCTTTCCGGCCAACACACGGGACGCACCGACATTCCTCTTACGGTGGAAGGCGAGAGACAGTCCGTGGCAGCGGGGAAACGACTGCGAGCGGTTTTCGCTGACCGCGCTCCCGAATATGTATTCAGCAGTCCTCTCAAACGTGCGCGCCAAACCGCCCTGTTTGCAGGATTGCATACGACCCGTCTTCTTGACGACCTTATGGAATGGGATTACGGCCCTGCAGAAGGGCGCACCCGTACCGATATCCGCAATGCCAACGGTAAGGAATGGAATCTGTGGCATCAGGGCACCGAAGGAATCACCCGCGAGTTGCTGGGTGAATGGGAAACGACGCTTCCCAGCGGTGAGCGAATCACCGTTCGCAACGGAGAAGGCGAAACGCTCAAGCAGGTGGCCAGGCGCGCACAGGGTGTTGTCGATGCCATCGAACCGTTGGTGAACGATGGCCAGATGGTTGTTTTGGTTGCCCATGCCCATATTCTGCGCATTCTGACCACATGCTGGCTTGGGCTTGATCCATCTGCTGCTCGTCTCCTGAGAATGGACACTGCCCATTTTTCAACGCTTTCGCAGTATAAGGGCGATAATGTGATACAGGTTTGGAATCAATGA
- a CDS encoding alpha-amylase family glycosyl hydrolase has translation MLPWLRTAIFYEIYPQSFSDSNGDGIGDIPGIINKLEYIRSLGCNALWLNPCFDSPFKDGGYDVRDYTTVAPRYGSNDDLELLFERAHQLGMRVLLDLVPGHTSEEHAWFVQSKQPEANAYSDRYIWTNGIFDNADGMPFISGESPRDAAYILNFFKSQPALNYGFGSRSYAWQQSPDSPAANSTKDAMMSVMRFWLSRGCDGFRVDMADSLVKKDDGEKSGTIRVWQQMLRPIRKEFPDAAFVAEWGRPWQAFKAGFDMDFYLDWRWNGKPNGYSFLVRNTDDPLSRNADMSFFARSSPTTIAPFLADYLPQYYRVEGQGAFCFITGNHDSPRLAPRLDPDEIAVAYAMFLTMPGIPFIYYGDEIGMRYQHLQSLEGGYHRTGSRTPMQWNAGRNRGFSTADPSALYLPTDPSPDAPTVESQNSDPKSLLNMVKRLISLRHASSSLNADAAFSVVAAPHDSKTFAYRRGEALGSLVIALNAGDTVQELNYGALSFDHRPTLVEGRRATLTDVSVTLEPSSFAILSQ, from the coding sequence ATGCTGCCCTGGCTGCGAACTGCAATATTCTATGAAATATATCCACAGAGTTTCTCCGACTCGAACGGCGATGGCATTGGTGACATTCCGGGGATTATCAACAAACTGGAATATATTCGGAGTCTGGGCTGCAATGCGTTATGGCTCAATCCCTGTTTCGATTCGCCATTCAAGGATGGTGGATACGATGTGCGCGATTACACCACAGTAGCGCCTCGCTACGGCAGCAATGACGATCTGGAACTGCTGTTTGAACGCGCACATCAGCTGGGCATGCGCGTATTACTTGACTTGGTCCCTGGTCATACGAGCGAGGAACACGCGTGGTTTGTCCAGAGCAAACAGCCCGAAGCCAATGCGTATTCAGACCGTTACATCTGGACCAACGGAATCTTCGACAACGCGGACGGCATGCCCTTCATCAGCGGTGAAAGTCCGCGCGATGCCGCGTATATCCTGAACTTCTTCAAAAGCCAGCCAGCACTGAACTATGGTTTTGGCTCACGCTCATACGCCTGGCAACAATCCCCGGACTCTCCCGCTGCCAATTCGACAAAAGATGCGATGATGAGCGTCATGCGTTTCTGGCTTTCTCGTGGATGCGACGGGTTCCGCGTCGATATGGCAGACTCGCTGGTCAAAAAAGATGATGGCGAGAAAAGCGGCACTATTCGCGTGTGGCAGCAGATGCTCAGACCCATTCGCAAGGAATTCCCCGATGCCGCCTTTGTCGCAGAGTGGGGTCGACCATGGCAGGCCTTCAAGGCGGGCTTTGATATGGACTTCTATCTTGATTGGCGTTGGAATGGCAAGCCGAACGGATACAGCTTCCTTGTACGTAACACCGACGATCCGCTGAGCAGAAACGCTGACATGAGCTTCTTCGCACGCAGCAGCCCAACGACAATCGCCCCATTTCTAGCTGACTATCTCCCGCAATACTACAGGGTGGAGGGTCAAGGTGCCTTTTGCTTCATCACAGGCAATCACGATTCACCAAGGCTGGCACCTCGTCTGGACCCCGACGAAATCGCAGTCGCATATGCCATGTTCCTAACCATGCCAGGAATCCCATTCATCTATTACGGCGATGAAATTGGCATGAGATATCAACATCTGCAAAGTCTGGAAGGCGGATATCACAGAACGGGATCGAGGACTCCAATGCAGTGGAACGCCGGTCGCAACCGTGGCTTCTCGACCGCGGATCCCAGCGCTCTCTATCTGCCCACCGACCCGTCTCCCGATGCTCCAACTGTTGAATCACAGAACAGCGATCCAAAGTCGCTTCTCAACATGGTGAAAAGACTTATCTCGCTTCGTCATGCCAGTAGTTCGCTCAATGCAGATGCGGCGTTCAGCGTGGTTGCAGCTCCCCATGACAGCAAGACATTCGCATATCGTCGTGGAGAGGCCTTAGGGTCTCTCGTCATTGCCCTGAATGCCGGGGACACCGTGCAGGAGCTCAACTACGGCGCACTTTCCTTCGACCACCGCCCTACCCTGGTGGAGGGGCGCAGGGCGACGTTAACCGACGTTTCCGTCACGCTGGAACCGTCAAGCTTTGCCATCCTGTCTCAGTGA